The proteins below come from a single Stomoxys calcitrans chromosome 1, idStoCalc2.1, whole genome shotgun sequence genomic window:
- the LOC106090784 gene encoding alpha-1,3/1,6-mannosyltransferase ALG2 — protein MVRILFLHPDLGIGGAERLVVDAALALRLRGHDVSFLTNHHDPGHCFKETIDGSLQVKVVGDWIPRKIFGRFYAFCAYFRMLYAAFFASFYLSNKEQYDVIFCDQISIGIPILRMARGRPKIVFYCHFPDQLLSAEGGCLKKLYRAPLNFLEELTVGLSDVTLVNSKFTLRVFQETFRRLNLVPDVLYPSLNTKYFDDMQHKMLSNEAEFMASSPVDLPRNSFVFLDINRYERKKNHPLALKAFCQLSKTLSVSDWKRCRLIVAGGYDTRVQENVEHYTELDELVKEKQLQDNVVLLRSPSDDEKFMLLHMAHCLLYTPANEHFGIVPLEGMYMSKPVIAVNSGGPTETIVHNSTGFLCEPKEEAFSLAMANVLKDDRLRERMGVMGHKRVQQKFSFEAFAQKLDDLVKNVTKNKISPKKDK, from the coding sequence ATGGTTCGAATTCTGTTCCTTCATCCTGATTTGGGTATAGGCGGCGCCGAGCGTCTTGTGGTCGATGCTGCACTGGCCTTAAGACTGCGCGGACATGATGTCAGTTTCCTGACAAATCATCATGATCCTGGTCACTGCTTCAAGGAGACAATAGATGGTAGTTTGCAGGTGAAGGTCGTTGGTGATTGGATACCCAGAAAGATTTTTGGGCGTTTCTACGCTTTTTGTGCATATTTTCGTATGTTGTATGCGGCTTTCTTTGCTTCCTTTTACTTAAGCAACAAGGAGCAGTACGATGTGATATTTTGTGATCAGATTTCAATAGGCATTCCAATTTTGCGAATGGCCAGAGGCCGTCCCAAGATAGTTTTCTACTGTCATTTCCCCGATCAGTTGTTAAGCGCTGAAGGTGGttgcttaaaaaaattatatcgggCTCCATTGAACTTTTTGGAAGAGCTTACCGTGGGACTGTCAGACGTTACATTggtaaattcaaaatttacacTACGTGTCTTCCAGGAAACATTCCGACGACTAAATCTGGTGCCTGATGTTTTATATCCATCTCTGAATACCAAATATTTTGATGATATGCAGCATAAAATGCTCTCGAACGAAGCTGAATTTATGGCATCTTCGCCAGTGGATTTGCCAAGAAATTCCTTTGTGTttctcgatataaatcgatacGAACGCAAAAAGAATCATCCTTTGGCTTTAAAAGCCTTTTGCCAATTGAGTAAAACTTTAAGTGTTAGTGACTGGAAACGCTGTCGCCTTATTGTTGCCGGAGGTTATGATACTAGAGTGCAGGAAAATGTTGAACATTACACAGAACTGGATGAACTCGTTAAGGAAAAGCAGCTGCAGGACAATGTAGTGCTACTGAGATCGCCTTCGGACGATGAAAAATTTATGCTTTTGCATATGGCCCATTGTCTTCTTTACACACCCGCAAACGAACACTTTGGTATTGTTCCTTTGGAAGGCATGTATATGTCCAAGCCTGTGATAGCGGTCAACTCTGGAGGACCAACAGAGACAATTGTACACAACTCAACCGGTTTCTTGTGTGAACCCAAGGAAGAAGCATTCTCTTTGGCCATGGCCAATGTACTTAAGGATGATCGCTTGCGTGAACGTATGGGTGTTATGGGCCATAAACGtgttcaacaaaaattttcatttgaggcgTTTGCTCAAAAGCTGGACGAC